AATATAAAAATAGTATATTTAAAAAGTGAAAAGTTAGAAAAAATTATAGAAAATATTAAAAATAAAAAGAAAAATATTTTCTATAAAATTCTATATAATTTATTAATGAATTATGAAAAAATAGAAATGGCAAGAAATGTAAATAAATATATATCTCTTAATAAAGATGCTAAAATGTTTATAGATTATTCAGGAACGGCTACAAAATACATTTCTAAAATAAATATAGAAAGAAAAATTTATTGGAACCATCTTTCAATAGAAAAAATGAAGCCTTCTAAAAGAGTAAGAATGTTGAAAAGATTAAATAATTATACTCAAATAGTTGCTATTTGTGAAGAAATGGCTCAAGAGATAAAAACTATATTTCCAGAATTAGCTTATAAAGTAAAAGTAATTTATAATTTCATAGATGAAGAAAAAATTAAGTTAAAAGTGGAAGAGGATAAAAAATTAGAAGAAGAATTATTAAAAGAAAAATATTGCATTTCAGTTGGAAGATTAAGTGAGCCAAAGGATTATAAAACTACAATACAAGCTTTTAAAATTTTAAAAGAAAGAGGAATAAAAGAAAAATTA
This Fusobacterium perfoetens DNA region includes the following protein-coding sequences:
- a CDS encoding glycosyltransferase: NIKIVYLKSEKLEKIIENIKNKKKNIFYKILYNLLMNYEKIEMARNVNKYISLNKDAKMFIDYSGTATKYISKINIERKIYWNHLSIEKMKPSKRVRMLKRLNNYTQIVAICEEMAQEIKTIFPELAYKVKVIYNFIDEEKIKLKVEEDKKLEEELLKEKYCISVGRLSEPKDYKTTIQAFKILKERGIKEKLFIIGDGNLKEKLNKLIKELDLEGQVFLLGMKENPYLYMKNADILIHSSRKEGFPMVLLEGMCVGVPIICSNFKTGAYELIEKERNGEIFEIANYEELANKVESLLKNNELRKNYIEKSKKFTERFYIEKIINKYKNFIEEL